The genomic interval GGTTCTCCAACATTTTTCCCTTTCTGGATAAGAAAAGCAATGTACCAACTGGAAGCCCAATTATAACGGCTGCTAGAATAGACATACCTACCATAATAAAGGTTTGACCAATGGATTGCCAAATTTCCATTCTATATTGAACTAATATCTCAGGCATGGTATACTTCACCATCCTTTTTCAGCTGTTCAACCAATTTTTTAGAAGTATTATTTATTTGCTGTATTCCTTTTGGTTCGATTGCCACTGTATCATAAATTCCACCGTCTTCCATCACCGTTACGCGATTGCATATACTTTTAATTACTTCCATCTCATGGCTGACGATTACAATCGTTACGCCTAGACGTTTATTCACATCCTCTAATACATGTAAAATTTCAGCTGTTGTTTTCGGATCAAGTGAAGAGGTTGGTTCATCACATAATAAAACTTGCGGATTATTGGCAATAGCTCTTGCAATAGCAACACGCTGCTTTTGTCCCCCACTCAATTGGGCTGGATATTTGTCCATGAAGCTTTCCAATCCTACAAATTGAAGACACTCTAGCACCCGGTTTTTCCTGTCTTTCCTAGGATAGTTAGCAAGCTCCAAAGAAACTGCAACATTCTCATAAACCGTCTTATTAGCTACAAGATTAAAATGCTGAAAAATCATTCCAATGGATTGGCGAGCTTGACGAAGTTGTTTATAGCTTAAGCTAGTCAGCACTTTTCCATCCACTTCCACTTCTCCATCATCAGGTACCTCTAATAAATTCATGAGCCGAAGCAGCGTTGATTTACCAGCACCACTCGCACCAATTATCCCAAAGATTTCACCCTTATGTATCGCTAAAGAAATAGACTTAATAACTTGGTAATGAGCAAAACTTTTACTAACATTACGTAATTGAATCATATCAAAAACCCCCTTTACCATTTGAAGGGTAATTACAACCTTTTCATTATAGCGAAATATTCCTACAATGTCATTCTGAATGCCCATTAGGGGAAACAGAGGGACGGTTCTTATGAGGACTTATAAGTGAAATAGATTCATGCCCAAATATAGAGCCATCCCCCAAATAATTAGTGCTGATAGTTGGTTAATGCGTTTTAACAGCTTGCCGTGGTTGTCAATTTGTCCCAACTTTTGCCCCACAATAACAAGGAGACAAAACCATATCCATGAAACACTCATGCAAGCTATTGCAAAAATCATTTTTCCCTCCCCTGTATACGCAAGAGAACTTGTACCAATAACACCAATTGTATCAAGAATAGCATGTGGATTTAATAAAGAAACAGATGCAGCAAAGGTAATTTGGTGCTTTGGTGAAAAACGTACTTGCTCTTGCTTGATCCCTCCTTCAGAAGCACTCTTCCACATAACCCATCCCATATAGCCTAAGAAAAAGAAGCCAATAATAAAAAGAAGCACCTTCACCCATTCGAAGGTGAAAACGACGACAGACACACCAGCCACCGCCAAATAAATAAGTAAGCTATCACAAATACTTGCTGTCACAATAGCGGGCAGCGCATGAAGAAACTTTTTATGGGTTGCCCCTTGATTAAATAGAAATATATTTTGAACACCTAAAGGTATTATTAACCCAAATGCTAATACCATGCCATGTAATAATGGTTCCATCTTCATTCCTCCATTTCTTACCCTTAGCATAACGAAGAAGAAGATTTCTGTCTCCAACCAATTGGATGGTCACAAACCCAACCATTTTGATAAAATAGAAGAAAGTATACATAGAGGAGACATTTTATGGCTGAAATAGATTGGAGACCACAAAAGAATTCCATTGTTTCGTTACATCAACAAATCATTGCCTATATGAAAGCTAAAATCCAGCAGGGGGAATGGACAATCGGGATGAAGCTTCCATCACAACGAGATTTAGCGAGACAATTTCAAGTGAATCGAAGCACGATTATAACAGCCTTAGAGGAATTAGCTGCAGATGGATTAATTGAAGCAAAGGTTGGGAGCGGAACAAGGGTAATCAATAATACTTGGAGCCTTCTTGCAGCAACACCTCCTCCTGATTGGATTCATTATGTAAAATCAAGTATTCATCAGCCCAATATATCAATTATTCAAGAAATCAATAAAGCAGAGACAGATCCGCGTTTCATTCGACTCGGTACTGGTGAGCTTGCCCCATCCCTCCTTCCAAAGAAGCAGATGGAGCAAACCTTTCAATTCAGTGACTTACAAAGCTTGTCCCTTGGATACACAGAACCTAAAGGCAGCCTCGCTTTACGACAAGCCGTAAGCACTTATTTACAGTCAAAAGGGATACATGCTTCATCTGAATCTATTTTAATTGTTTCAGGAGGGCTACAAGCACTGCAATTACTTTCCCTTGGATTAGTAAAAAGAGGGTCTACCATCTTTCATGAAACTCCTTCGTACTTAAATTCTATCCATGCATTCCAATCGGCAGGGATGAATCTGTTTGGACTACCACTTGATGAAGAAGGAATTACCTATCATGCAATAAGCAGGCTTAAAAAGCAGCGTAAAGGAGGACTACTCTACACAATCCCAAACTTTCATAATCCAACAGGAATCCTAATGTCTGATAAAAGGCGGCAAGAGCTATTACAGATAAGCCAAATGGAATCCCTTCCTATTATAGAAGACGATGTCTATGGCGACTTATGGTTAGATAGCCCTCCACCAAGGCCTTTAAAGGCACTCGATACGCAAGGGAATATCCTTTACATTGGAAGCATGTCTAAATCATTAAGTCCAGGTCTGCGAATTGGATGGATTGTAGGACCTGAGCCGGTCATTGAGCATTTAGCTGATATAAAAATGCAAACAGATTATGGCTCTAGCACCTTATCTCAGTTTGTTGTAGAAAAATGGCTGAGTAGTGGTATGTATGTGGATTATTTAAAAGAGATAAAGGCTGAGCTTCGCTTAAAAAGAGACTTCACCTTAGCATTATTAACTACATATTTTTCTGATCTCGCTACATGGAATACACCACAAGGCGGCTTTTATATTTGGCTAAAACTAAAGCAAAACCACTCTTCACGCAAGCTATTTGATTTAGCGCTGAAAAAAGGAATTCTTCTCAACCCAGGAATCGTATACGATAAAACAGATGACCAGCATCTCCGAATATCCTATTCCTACGCTTCCATGGACGAATTAGAAAGAGGATTGATAACCTTAGCACAGGTTATCAAAAGGGAAGCAAAGGGACGGTTCTACTGAGGACTATTTTATGTCCTCAGTAGAACCGTCCCTCTGTTAACTTATAGAACGGCCTCTGCTAATAATGAATATGACTGCATTTTTTCCTCAAAATCATAAATATTAGTAATAATCATAAATTCCTTTGTTTGATAGGATTCGCTTAGTTGCAAAAGTGCTTCTTTTACCTTTTCTGGCGTCCCAATTATTGCTCGCTTTCGGTTTTTTCTTATGATTGCCTTGTCTTCTTCTGTTAGCTCCGCCCCTTTTGCCTCTTCTTTCGAAAGAATAAAAGTGTCCTGACCCTTTTCGACTGCTAATAACCATAAATCCTGACTTAATGCCATTTCCTCAGCTTCTGCTTGTGTAGGTGCACAAACAACAAACACACACACATTTGATTGGGGATTAGAAAGAAAGCTAGATGGCTGAAAGCTTTCTCGGTAATGCCTCATCGCAATACTTCCGCTAATTGGATTAATAAAATGTCCATATGTAAAAGCAGTGCCCTTTTCGGCAGCTAATCTGGCTCCTCGTTGCGAGACACCCAGCATCCATATTTCTGGTAGTGTTTCAATGTAAGGATAAGCTTGGACTTCTTGACTAGCATTCTTATCGGTTAAATATTCTTGAAGTGCTGTCACTTGGCGAGGGAACTCATTAAGGCTTTTTCTAATCCCGTCAGTGAGGGCTAACCGAGTAGGTGTAGAACCTCCTGGAGAACGCCCAATCCCTAAATCCATTCGGTTCGGATATAACGCCTCTAATACTTTAAAATCTTCCGCAATTTTAAAAGGGCTATATTGTGGAAGCAAAACCCCGCCAGAACCTACTCTTATTCTATTTGTTTGAGCAGCAATACTCGAAATAAGTATCTCTGGGGAAGTCCCTGCGATTCCATTTGAATTATGATGCTCAGCAACCCAAAAACGAGTATAGCCTAGCTCCTCTGTATGCTTTGCTAATTTAATCGTATTTTGCAGAGCTATTCCAGCATTCGAATTTTTACTAATTACTGATTGATCAAGTACACTTAATTTCATTTGAATATCCTCCTTTCCTTACAATTCAAAAAGCCATTACCATATTTCCTCGGCAATAAGTTCATATGATTTTTTTCGGCTCTCGTAACTAGGGGTAATGGTTACAATCATTATTTCATCCGCATTATACATGGATTGTAGCTCAACCAATTGTTGCTTAACTTCTTTCGGATTCCCAATAATCATTTTTTTGCGCATTTCTTGTATTCTTCCTTCCTCCTCACTCGTAATAGAATAATTTCTTACTTCTTCTATTGTAGGAATTCCGTTATTTTTTTCGCCTTTATCTGTTTGGATTTTCGATAGAAACCAGCATAAAGCTAGTTCTTCAGCCTGTTCTGTCGTTTGTGCGCAAATAGCTGATATCGTTACAATCACTTGCGGGTCTTGAATGCCCCCGTTATTTCTAAAAGTGCTTCTATATGTATTTACAATCTCAACTCCATCTTTATCGCTCATAAAATGTCCAAATGCATAGGCTGTTCCATTTTCCGCTGCTTGAACAGCGCTTTTTTCACTTGTTCCTAGAATCCATGGAACAGGCGCGACACTTGGAAAAGGGTGTGCTGTTATTTTAGAAAACATCTGATCAGATGGATAATTATTATATAAAAAGTGAAGAAGTTCTTTAATGGAGTTCGGCATATTCTGTACATTTTCTAAAAAATTACCCGAGAGCGCAATCGAAGCTTCCGCTGATCCACCTGGTGCTCGACCAATTCCTAAATCAATCCGATTCGGAAATAAAGTTGCCAGCATATTAAATGTTTCCGCAACTTTATAAGGTTTATAATGTGGTAATAGTATAGCTCCTGCCCCGATTCTTATCTTGGACGTATTGGCTCCTATATACCCAAGCATCACTTCTGGAGCAGAACTAGCGAGACCAGGAAAGTCATGATGTTCCGCAATCCAATATCTTGTGTAGCCTAGTTTTTCTCCACATTGAGCAAGCTTCATCGATTCTTTCAATGCATCTTGAGGGGTTTTCCCAGATAAAACAGGTGCTTGATCTAAAATACTTAATTTCATATTAATAACCGCCTTTATATAAATGAATATATATGTAGAAAACAGATCACTAAATCCGATAACGGTGATCTGTTTTGGCAAAGCGCTTCCGCATTTATTCCACTTCCACTAATTCCAAAAAGAAATCACTAATACTGTTTTCATCTGAGAAATTCGTGTATGAAGTAGAATACTGATTGATTTTTCCTCTAAAATTCAATTGCTCATCTGGAATTCTAACATCAAATACATTTTCATATAAAAACTTCGTAACTACGTGATATTCTTCCCCACCTCTTACTTTAAATTCAAAGCTTACCACCATTAGTTGCTTATCCGACTGCTTACTTTTAACCTTTTCCTCTTTATAATTCGAAACCGTTAATGCAAAATCATTTAAAAACACTTTATTAGCCATCTTACTCGCTCCTTCTTAAGAAAACGGAAGCAGAGGGACGGTTCTTGTGAGGTCGGTTTAATTGACCTCATTAGAACCGTCCCTCTGCTTCCCTATTTTCACCATTATTTCTGTTCCTTTTCCTATCTCACTTTGGACTTGGATTTCGCCTTCATGTAAATCGATAATTTTTTTGACAATGGAAAGGCCGAGACCGTTTCCTCCCATATTTCGATTTCTTGATTTATCTGCTTTATAGAAGCGCTCAAATATATGCATAAGTGAATCTTGGTCCATTCCGATTCCTGTATCTCTTATTTTAACAGCAATACGCTGATTCTCCGATTTAAATGCCTCGACGGTTATGGTACCTCCTACTGGCGTGAATTTAATACTATTATGAAGTAAATTAATCCATACTTGATCCAACATATCCTCATCTGCAGTAATTGTTACATCTGGAAGAACAATATCCATGTTAATTTCTTTTTCCGTCCATTGCGGCTCATTGGCAAGAATAATCCGACGGAGTTGATAATCTAAACGGTATTCTTTTAGATCTAAAGGCAAATGTTCCGATTCTAAAGAGGTAAGCTTTAAGAGATTTTCACTTAATTTAGATAATCGGATGCTTTCCATTTCAATAATGCTTAAATAGTGTTTGCGCTCCACTGAAGTCAAATCATCATTTTTCAGGGCATGGGCAAAACCGCTAATAGAAGTCAAAGGTGACTGGATTTCATGGGATACATTAGAGATAAATTCCT from Niallia sp. FSL W8-0635 carries:
- a CDS encoding methionine ABC transporter ATP-binding protein, producing MIQLRNVSKSFAHYQVIKSISLAIHKGEIFGIIGASGAGKSTLLRLMNLLEVPDDGEVEVDGKVLTSLSYKQLRQARQSIGMIFQHFNLVANKTVYENVAVSLELANYPRKDRKNRVLECLQFVGLESFMDKYPAQLSGGQKQRVAIARAIANNPQVLLCDEPTSSLDPKTTAEILHVLEDVNKRLGVTIVIVSHEMEVIKSICNRVTVMEDGGIYDTVAIEPKGIQQINNTSKKLVEQLKKDGEVYHA
- a CDS encoding LysE/ArgO family amino acid transporter, whose translation is MEPLLHGMVLAFGLIIPLGVQNIFLFNQGATHKKFLHALPAIVTASICDSLLIYLAVAGVSVVVFTFEWVKVLLFIIGFFFLGYMGWVMWKSASEGGIKQEQVRFSPKHQITFAASVSLLNPHAILDTIGVIGTSSLAYTGEGKMIFAIACMSVSWIWFCLLVIVGQKLGQIDNHGKLLKRINQLSALIIWGMALYLGMNLFHL
- a CDS encoding aminotransferase-like domain-containing protein; translated protein: MAEIDWRPQKNSIVSLHQQIIAYMKAKIQQGEWTIGMKLPSQRDLARQFQVNRSTIITALEELAADGLIEAKVGSGTRVINNTWSLLAATPPPDWIHYVKSSIHQPNISIIQEINKAETDPRFIRLGTGELAPSLLPKKQMEQTFQFSDLQSLSLGYTEPKGSLALRQAVSTYLQSKGIHASSESILIVSGGLQALQLLSLGLVKRGSTIFHETPSYLNSIHAFQSAGMNLFGLPLDEEGITYHAISRLKKQRKGGLLYTIPNFHNPTGILMSDKRRQELLQISQMESLPIIEDDVYGDLWLDSPPPRPLKALDTQGNILYIGSMSKSLSPGLRIGWIVGPEPVIEHLADIKMQTDYGSSTLSQFVVEKWLSSGMYVDYLKEIKAELRLKRDFTLALLTTYFSDLATWNTPQGGFYIWLKLKQNHSSRKLFDLALKKGILLNPGIVYDKTDDQHLRISYSYASMDELERGLITLAQVIKREAKGRFY
- a CDS encoding LLM class flavin-dependent oxidoreductase, whose product is MKLSVLDQSVISKNSNAGIALQNTIKLAKHTEELGYTRFWVAEHHNSNGIAGTSPEILISSIAAQTNRIRVGSGGVLLPQYSPFKIAEDFKVLEALYPNRMDLGIGRSPGGSTPTRLALTDGIRKSLNEFPRQVTALQEYLTDKNASQEVQAYPYIETLPEIWMLGVSQRGARLAAEKGTAFTYGHFINPISGSIAMRHYRESFQPSSFLSNPQSNVCVFVVCAPTQAEAEEMALSQDLWLLAVEKGQDTFILSKEEAKGAELTEEDKAIIRKNRKRAIIGTPEKVKEALLQLSESYQTKEFMIITNIYDFEEKMQSYSLLAEAVL
- a CDS encoding LLM class flavin-dependent oxidoreductase; translation: MKLSILDQAPVLSGKTPQDALKESMKLAQCGEKLGYTRYWIAEHHDFPGLASSAPEVMLGYIGANTSKIRIGAGAILLPHYKPYKVAETFNMLATLFPNRIDLGIGRAPGGSAEASIALSGNFLENVQNMPNSIKELLHFLYNNYPSDQMFSKITAHPFPSVAPVPWILGTSEKSAVQAAENGTAYAFGHFMSDKDGVEIVNTYRSTFRNNGGIQDPQVIVTISAICAQTTEQAEELALCWFLSKIQTDKGEKNNGIPTIEEVRNYSITSEEEGRIQEMRKKMIIGNPKEVKQQLVELQSMYNADEIMIVTITPSYESRKKSYELIAEEIW
- a CDS encoding DUF3219 family protein, translated to MANKVFLNDFALTVSNYKEEKVKSKQSDKQLMVVSFEFKVRGGEEYHVVTKFLYENVFDVRIPDEQLNFRGKINQYSTSYTNFSDENSISDFFLELVEVE
- a CDS encoding sensor histidine kinase, which produces MNRKIVKFIKRTAGFLAIILFLLLCWSLAYWLTAWLYNAIPFTPSAFISQLINFIVGFFLFGCIISIITKIPWVRSKQEAHLYPIIQAIKMIAEGNFNIDLSYYKRQFREGDNDHPYYQIVTNISHMAEKLGEMEELRQEFISNVSHEIQSPLTSISGFAHALKNDDLTSVERKHYLSIIEMESIRLSKLSENLLKLTSLESEHLPLDLKEYRLDYQLRRIILANEPQWTEKEINMDIVLPDVTITADEDMLDQVWINLLHNSIKFTPVGGTITVEAFKSENQRIAVKIRDTGIGMDQDSLMHIFERFYKADKSRNRNMGGNGLGLSIVKKIIDLHEGEIQVQSEIGKGTEIMVKIGKQRDGSNEVN